AGGTCAGCGCTGCGGTGCGCAGGTCTGTGATCAGCATGTGCCCAGGCGCATGCGTGATGCACAGCTCGGGCCGCGCTTGCTGCACCACCGCCTGGGGTGTCACGCCACAGGCCCAGAACACCGGCACCTCGCCAGGCTGCACGGGCACGGCATCCCCCCAATCGGGCTGCGCCAGATCAGCAATGCCGATGGCCGCAGGGTCACCAAAATGCACCGGCGCGCCGTGCGCACGCGGCATGCGCGAGGTGATCTCGATCGCGCGTATGGCGTTAGGCACCGACATCGGCCGCATCGACACCACGAGCTTGCCCGCCAGGCGGGACGTACCGATCGTGTCGACCGACGTGCGATACATCGCCACGTTGCGCGACATGGCGATATGACGCAGCGGCACACCCGCCTCCATCAACGCGTGCTCGAACGAGAAGGAGCAGCCAATGGCAAACGCAACCATGTCGTCGGTCCACAGCGCTTCAACGTCGGCCGGCTCTTCGGCCAGCTCGCCGTTGCGGTAGACGCGATAGCGCGGCACGTCGCGGCGCACATCAACGTCCTGGCCCAGATGCCGAAATACGGGCACGCCGGGCTCGGTCACGTCCAGCAGCGGGCACGGTTTCGGGTTGAGCTGGCAGAAGCGCAGGAACTCGTTGGCCCACGTATCGCGCAGCATCACGATGTTGGCCTGCACGTAGCCATCGC
This is a stretch of genomic DNA from Ralstonia wenshanensis. It encodes these proteins:
- a CDS encoding putative hydro-lyase, with the protein product MPLPARTGASVAYANPYSARLAARSGVLRGHTSGLCDGYVQANIVMLRDTWANEFLRFCQLNPKPCPLLDVTEPGVPVFRHLGQDVDVRRDVPRYRVYRNGELAEEPADVEALWTDDMVAFAIGCSFSFEHALMEAGVPLRHIAMSRNVAMYRTSVDTIGTSRLAGKLVVSMRPMSVPNAIRAIEITSRMPRAHGAPVHFGDPAAIGIADLAQPDWGDAVPVQPGEVPVFWACGVTPQAVVQQARPELCITHAPGHMLITDLRTAALT